The nucleotide sequence attttctgagaaaatattttaatatgaatAATGGAAGGTAGAATTCAGACCACTCAGTGTCACCATTATAATATGAGGTTCTAACTTGGGAATGATTTTGAAGCATGTATGCACATAGGTCTGTTTCTCCAGGCTCACAATATAACATCCAATGTAGTAACTGGAGATTCAGAATTTACAGTTCATTGTGGATCAATTCATTTGACAGTTTTCTCCGGTTTCAGTCAGTTGCCCAAATAAAAGGCGTTCATGCCATTTTATATGATACATGTTAAGACACCTGTCTTTCTGCAACCACTTTTCCAGGAAGACAGAAAAACCCTCTGCACTCTGTCACAATCCTATATGTACCTTCTAAGTCCCTTGGGAGATCAAGGGATTGGTCAATATTTAAGCATTACCTTGTGTCTTGACATGTTCGCTACACAGATTCAGAATAAACTCAGGTTCAAATTGAAACCTCTGATTGCACCTAGACTATATATCAATTTATCTCactcaaagaaaattaattcaaggACAGTCTTGCCgagaaaagatttttctattcagcttttaaaaacagttgTGTTTAGCAAACCAAACCATGTTTCTCTAATAGGAAGCTGATGCTTTGGCCGATGCTGAGGAAAGGTGTGACCAGCtcatcaaaaccaaaatccagCTGGAAGCCAAAATTAAGGAGGTGACTGAAAGGGCAGAGGATGAAGAGGAAATTAATGCTGAACTGACAGCCAAGAAGAGGAAGCTGGAGGATGAATGTTCAGAGCTGAAGAAAGATATTGATGACCTTGAGCTAACACTGGCCAAggtggagaaggaaaaacacGCCACCGAAAACAAGGTATGAGGTAGAACCTGTCACTCGCACTCCAGAAAATGGGCTGTGAGCTATTACAGGACTTCTGTCGCTACTTCCTTTATTTACATTTGCTCCCTTTTTCCTAAAGGTGAAAAACCTGACTGaggagatggcagccctggatGAGACCATTGCCAAGCtgacaaaagagaagaaagccCTCCAAGAGGCCCATCAGCAGACCCTGGATGacctgcaggcagaggaggacAAAGTCAATACTCTGACCAAAGCCAAGACCAAGCTGGAACAGCAAGTGGATGATGTAAGCACACAGACAAAGAGCAGGAACAGGACAGGTATGGAGTCCAGCCTGGCTGGCAGGGCCTTGATGGTCTTGGTGTGTTTAGCTGGAAGGGTCCCTGGAGCAAGAGAAGAAACTGCGCATGGACCTGGAGAGAGCTAAGAGGAAACTGGAAGGAGACCTGAAGCTGGCCCAGGACAGCATCATGGATTTGGAGAATGATaagcagcagctggatgagAAACTGAAGAAGTAAGTGTGGCTCTGGGACTCCTgagtgctgggctgcagctcttgtcttttttctttcGCATGCTCTAACATGGTTCACTTGGCCCAAAGGAAAGACTTTGAAATCAGCCAGATCCAAAGTAAAACTGAGGATGAACAAGCCCTGGGCATGCAACTTCAGAAGAAGATCAAGGAGCTGCAGGCAAGTCCCTGTTCCTTCTCCTGCCTTGCTCAGGCTCAGCTCAGGCAGGAGGAGGCACAGGTGTGAAGGGTGCCCGGTGTTCTGCAGGCCCGTattgaggagctggaggaggaaattGAGGCAGAGCGAACCTCTCGCGCTAAAGCAGAGAAGCATCGTGCTGACCTGTcgagggagctggaggagatCAGCGAGCGCCTGGAAGAAGCAGGAggggccacagcagctcaggtggAGATGAACAAGAAGCGTGAGGCAGAATTCCAGAAGATGCGCCGTGACCTGGAAGAGGCCACGCTGCAGCACGAAGCCACGGCTGCCGCCCTGCGCAAGAAGCACGCggacagcacagctgagctgggcgAGCAGATCGACAACCTGCAACGTGTGAAGcagaagctggagaaggagaagagtgAGCTGAAGATGGAGATTGATGACTTGGCCAGCAACATGGAGTCTGTCTCCAAAGCCAAGGTACGCAATTATTTTATAGGATCATTGACCCAGTGGAATACAAGACAATTCTTGCACCTGGCCTTCTTTAGAGTGTGGATGCTTAACTCATCACTTCCCATATGCTGAAACACAGGCCAATCTGGAGAAGATGTGCCGTACACTGGAAGATCAGCTGAGTGAGATTAAGAGCAAGGAAGAAGAGCATCAGCGCATGATAAATGACCTCAATGCTCAAAGAGCTCGTCTGCAGACAGAGTCAGGTGAGACCCCCACATCTACATGAGCAGATCAATAACATCTCAGCGTTATTGCAAAAATTACTCTTCTGTGCACGCGGTCTTTTCAACACTTTGTTTCACGTCTactgaaaaatacttcaaatggGATCATAAATTTCAGCATGGACTGTGAGCCATCTGGTTTTACATCTTCAAATGTTTGCAGTGTTTCCATCAATGGCATTAAAACTGTTGTATATCTGCAAATTTTCTCAGGTGAATATTCACGTCAGGTGGAAGAGAAGGATGCTTTGGTTTCTCAGCTGTCAAGAGGCAAACAAGCTTTCACCCAACAGATTGAGGAACTCAAGAGGCATCTGGAGGAAGAGATAAAGGTGAGAAGGTGTTTTCCTTAATATATGAAATCATCTAACCAACAAGATGAAAGGGACAAAAATAGCTACTTTGATAATGGAGTGCATGTTTTCCCATAATAATATTGCTTCTCTTTCCCAGAAGTCTACCCATTAACGTTTTGCAAATTCACAGATCTTTCCCATCACAGGTCTTTCTAAGATCTTCTCATTGAGATTTCCCAGGgcatttctgttcattttcccactgtttttttttttttttaccaaggCCAAGAACGCCCTGGCCCATGCCCTGCAGTCTGCTCGCCACGACTGTGACTTGCTCCGGGAACAAtatgaggaggagcaggaggccaAGGGGGAGCTGCAGCGAGCCCTGTCCAAGGCCAATGGTGAAGTGGCCCAGTGGAGAACCAAATACGAGACAGACGCGATTCAGCGCACGGAGGAGCTCGAGGAGGCCAAGTACGTGGGGAATGTGGAGAACACTGTCAGAAACTAAGAATGGAAATTTGAGGGGCCCACAGTGACACTGTGAGGAAGAAATCAGCATTCTCCTTTGGGTGGAGTCACAAAGAGACAAAATATGACAGAAAGCAAGTAGGCTTtggggaaaagcagaaaggTCCAGAATAGCAGAGAGAGGCCAGAACTGCTGCAGGATTGCTCCAGAATTCAGAAATGCAAATAGAGTGGCTTACACCTCTCTGTGAATGTGTCACAGAGTACCAAGAGGCTAAGTTTACTCTTATGAAAAAGAGGCTGCTTCATGCCACAGTCTTACATATGCTTACCACTTTCCAGGAAGAAGCTGGCCCAGCGCCTGCAGGATGCAGAGGAACATGTTGAGGCTGTCAATGCCAAATGTGCCTCCCTGGAAAAGACaaagcagaggctgcagaatgAAGTGGAGGACCTGATGATTGACGTGGAGAGATCCAATGCTGCCTGCGCTGCTCTGGATAAGAAGCAGAAGAACTTTGACAAGGTCTTTTggcctccagcaccagcactccTGGCCAGAGCATGGCCCCGGGGTGGCCACAGCCCTACTCACACCCCGTTTCTCTTCAGATCCTGGCAGAATGGAAGCAGAAGTATGAGGAGACACAGGCTGAGCTGGAGGCCTCGCAGAAGGAGTCGCGCTCTCTCAGCACGGAGCTGTTCAAGATGAAGAATGCCTATGAGGAGTCCTTGGACCACCTGGAAACAATGAAGCGGGAGAACAAGAACTTGCAGCGTAAGTCCCTCTGCTCCTCACTGGCCTTTCTCACTATCAGCCACCACCACCATGGTTCATGGGTCTGTGCCTGCAGGTCTGCAGAGATGCCTGTCACCTTGGTGGGACAGGGCCCTTCCCATTCTGCTCGGTGCCTGACCATGCCATTGATCTTTGTTCCCACAGAGGAGATTTCCGACCTCACGGAGCAGATTGCGGAGGGAGGAAAGGCCATTCATGAGCTGGAGAAAGTCAAGAAGCAGGTTGAGCAGGAGAAATCTGAACTGCAAGCCTCCCTGGAGGAAGCTGAGGTACCGACAATGCTGATAAATTATGTCCCCACCAAGAGTATGGGTGTAGTCCTTTGGAGAGCGAAGAGGAAAGCAAGCCTACCTTGCACGTGGGCCAGCAGAAAAGATTACTTGGAAAGTAAGACACTCTTTGTGTTGAATTGTTCCAGGCCTCCCTGGAACATGAGGAGGGGAAGATCCTGCGCCTGCAGCTTGAGCTCAACCAAGTGAAGTCTGAGATTGACAGGAAGATAGCAGAGAAAGATGAGGAGATTGACCAGATGAAGAGGAACCACCTCCGAGTTGTGGACTCCATGCAGAGCACCCTGGATGCTGAGATCAGGAGCAGGAATGAAGCCCTGAGGCTGAAGAAGAAGATGGAGGGAGACCTGAATGAAATGGAGATCCAGCTGAGCCATGCCAACCgccaggctgcagaggcacagaagAACCTGAGGAACACTCAGGCAGTGCTCAAGGTGTGGCATAATGTGCTGAATTCTGACACagctgtattttttcctctgttacAACTCTTTCAGTTCTAAGCTgacaagaaaataagaaatacaaaaatagaaaacacaCACCTCCCAATCTGTTGTATCTCTCATTCCAGGACACTCAGCTGCACTTGGATGATGCTGTCAGAGCACAGGAGGACCTGAAGGAGCAGGTGGCCATGGTGGAGCGCAGAGCAAACCTGCTGCAGGCTGAAGTTGAGGAGCTCCGGGCAGCTCTAGAGCAGACAGAGCGGTCGAGGAAagtggctgagcaggagcttcTGGATGCCAGTGAGCGTGTGCAGCTCCTCCATAGCCAGGTcagtttataaatatatttagtaTTTATACTATTGATCCATAGGTGTAAATGAACTtaagcctggcagagctgtaaCAGTGTTTTGTTAAATGCAAGGGCTTTAACAGTAAATAAGAAGTAATAGGTGATAGATAATTTTAATACTTTTGTTTCAGATGTAGATAGGGTATGAATTCCAGTAGACTGCAGTATAGATACCTTAATAAATGCAGAGACGTTTGTGAGGTTCTTACTCTTTTACTTGAGTACAACACTTTCACATTTCCATTTGAGACTTTAAAGGCAAATGTAGGCTGACCATGAACAAAATAGGAGCTCACTAACTCCTTCAttaatgcaatttaaaaatgtcacttaTAAGTATGCTATAGAACCACCTCAAATTTTATGGTCACTAGAGTGAAAATGGTAagtaaagcatttttttcatttttcagtacAAATTCCTCCTTTGTTGTCTGAGAAAAAACTTCTTAGAGGATGCTCAGGAAATACCAAAGCACATCATATGTGAGAAATTAATAGCTACAACAGTAGTTCTCTTAGAATCCAGTGTGACCTGATGGCACaatctatattaaaaaaaacagactTATGCTGTACTTGATATGATACTGcaagctaagaaaaaaaaaaaaatcacatacaTGCTCTTCAACAGAACACCAGCTTGATCAACACCAAGAAGAAGCTGGAAACAGACATTGCCCAGATCCAGGGTGAAATGGAGGATACCATCCAAGAAGCCCGCAATGCTGAGGAGAAGGCCAAGAAGGCCATCACCGATGTGAGTTGGGCGCTCCTGACATTGCTGAGGATGAATGTACTCTCCTCAAAATATCTCCAGCCCCAAAATGGCTTTGACCTTTTGCTCTGATCAGGCGGCCATGATGGCAGAAGAGCTGAAGAAGGAGCAGGACACCAGTGCCCACCTGGAGAGGATGAAGAAGAACCTGGACCAGACGGTGAAGGACCTGCAGCACCGTCTGGAAGAGGCCGAGCAGCTGGCACTGAAGGGAGGGAAGAAGCAGATCCAGAAGCTGGAGGCCAGGGTGTgtagggctggggctgggcctGAGTGAGCGTGTCCTTGGAGAGACATTGCCAGGgaagctgcagggatgggcttGTCCTTGCAGGTGCGGGAGCTGGAAGGGGAGGTTGATGCTGAGCAGAAGCGCAGTGCTGAAGCCGTGAAGGGCGTGCGCAAGTACGAGCGGAGGGTGAAGGAACTCACCTACCAGGTAAGGCaggagccctcctgccctcacAGGGCTTTCCCACTGTGAGTCACATTCTGCACACACCATCCCCAAGGGGAATTGTTAACCTCACGTGGTGCAGAACCAAGAATTGACTCTCTGTTCTGTTTGTCAAACACTGTAGTCTGAGGAAGACAGGAAGAATGTCCTCAGGCTGCAGGATCTGGTGGACAAGCTGCAAATGAAAGTGAAATCCTACAAGAGACAAGCTGAGGAGGCTGTAAGTACCAGTTTGTCCAAACCAGACTTTCTTCTGGTGGAGGTGGATTTCTCTATTAATATTTTCCACTGTACAGCTTTTTGAAACCTTGACAGTTTTGCTGCAACATTATGATATTTTGATGCAATGTGAAATGTGAGAATAAGACTTGCTTAGTTTGGGAGGAAATATACTTCCCcaacccatttttttttttttactttaagcCTCATTTCCCACTCCATTTCTTTGCTTATACCTTTACCTGGATGCCAGAAGCAGCTGTCAGTCTGTATATTCAGGGCTATGACATGAACTCTGCCTAGCCCATGCTGTGTATAATGTCTTTTTGGCATTCCAATATTCTTTTATCTTCTGACACACGTAGCACGCTGAGCAGTTTCTCATTTCACTTTGAATCTGCTCTGCTAGCCAAGCTGTGGCATTTGAATTTTTGTTTACCCAGTTTTCTGGTAATAAATGCCCAACACGCTGCCTGCTGCTTTCACAACTCCCTTTACCCACACAGGAGGAGCTATCCAATGTCAACCTGTCCAAGTTCCGCAAGATCCAGCACGAGCTGGAGGAAGCCGAGGAGCGGGCTGACATTGCAGAGTCACAGGTCAACAAGCTCCGAGCCAAGAGCCGGGAGATTCACAAGAAGATAGAAGAAGAAGAATAAGGTTCCCAAGACTAAAAAGTGACCTGAGGCATGCATAAAATGTAAACCTCTGTGTTGCTTTCTTCAGTAATTATCATTTATGTTTAGGTAATAAAGACTGTAGAGACCCTTGCATATGAACAGTGACTATgatgttttatttattctaGTATTCATTACTTTTGAATTACATGTGCACAGTTCACATTTAAAAGTATATCAAACAGCAAAGCATttttacatttgcattttttaaaatgcatgaaGAATGGTAATAATTATATGGATTTATTATTCCTCTTGCAATGAGAAGTATGTATTTCTTCGATGGACTAAGACTACACCTTTTCAAGTGATTTTCAtcttcttaggaaaaaaaaaataggagtaAAGATTCCTGAAGCATTtagcatacacacacacatatataaatatatataatgatatatatatataatttttattaattgaaaaatattgGTTATTTGGTTAAGATTAAAAGTATTGGAAACTCAAATTTCATTCCAAATAGTGACAAGCAGTCAAACCAACATGGTGAGGAAGTGGCACAAAGAGATATCCCCACTCCTTTTCTCTGAAGTAATTCTATTTCATGCATAGCACAAAATTATATCCATTCATGTGTAGAATCCATATTTAAAAGACTGTGAAGAATGAATAGCTAAGACTGAGGACtcaatttaaaatttcagtgaaaCCTTCCACTGCCTTTCTAGATTCAACCCTTCTGCTCTGTCCACAACCTAACTGTTCTGTTTATTGTCATTCTCAACATACTATGCCTGTTCATTTTCCTAAGAACTGATTATTAGCCCATAATATTGTATTTTGCATTAAGCTAAGATAAACAGTCAACATTTATCTGTTGATTGGAAATGTAAGGTAAAGTACAACATTGGCTGGATAAGGTATCTAAATACGGATCACACTTTACGGTTGGCTAAGTAAATTAGATGGTTTGGGAATACATTCAACGTGTCTAAGGGCCTGGTAAATTCAAGCAAAGCTGAATAGGTTCGCCTGCTGCTGATAAACTTGTTTTTGCCAGACACAGAGTGGGATACTGACATGGTTGGTATTTTGTATCAAGCTTTAGCAGCTCTTTCAAACTTGTTGTTTATTTAAAGCAAGTCCTAAACATCTTTGGGCATCCCACCAGAACTGTCAGTCTCTAGCTGACCTTCATATGTCCCTTTTGGATAGCCTTTCTAATCCTTCAGCCAGTCTACAAGTGCAGTAAAACCGCTGCTTTAATATTATAAACATTCataattaaatatgaaaataacaTTTGAGCAGCTGAtgacagctggagctgggaagggacactACTCCATCCATTGCAGAAATTATTGTTTAGGATCCATCACAGCTGAGCATCTCTGGGATTTTTGGTGCTCCCCTGAACTCTTTGGGCCCTTGTTGCACACTTTGTATGAGCAGGACTTGTGCTTCTGGTGATGTcaaacccagcccagctgcatGGCCCATCAAAGGATGTGTCAGTGTGCTTCTAAATGCCCTGCTCTTCTAAGGGCTCAGCAGAGACCACCACTAACAGACTTTTGTACCAGCTGCATTTCAGAAAAGGTGGCGGGGCGAACGAGGGAACTGCACTTGAGCTGAGCAGCAAAAAgctcttttctgctcttccagcatGTTGCATTTCTCCTCCATCCATAGGTTTTTTGCTGTGCCAGAACCCTTGTGTGAACAGATCCTGGCTGGAGGTGGGGCCCCACAATGCTCCTGCCCACCACAAAGGCCACAATAAGGTGGAAATGCTCCTGGAGCCAGCTTCAGGAGCTCCATTAACCACAACGGGCCTCTGCCAAAAAAGCACAAGAGGGAGAACCTTGTTCTGCTCATGCTAGTACATTTGTATTTCCCCATGTAGCTGCTCACCTACatccagctccttctgctgcaAAAGCAGGGCGTGGGAGgggagctgtgggaggcagggaagggaatAGTGGGAGCAAGACACTGGTTGGGCACAACAGGAGAGATGGGAAGCCTGCACCAGAGCCTTGGACTGTAACTATGCAGAGTGATATGCAGGCAGGTGCAAAAGGGAATCTGTTTATTGCAAAAGCCAGGCCTATTCAAGCAATTTACTCTAACCATGAAACTGATGTATGTCAATCTCCTTCCCACACCCAGGATTACAGTGCCATCACAGAGACACAGACAGCtgagagaagaggaggaaggaattACCTCACTTTCTTATCCAGACCTCTGAGTAGGAGATGCTAAGAGAGACAGGAGCACAACTGGTACTGTAATTGGGGAGGCAATATGCTGTGGGGCAGGTGAAGCTGCTGAGATGTGACTCACTTCAGATTTCCTTTGTGGCAGGAACTGTAGTTTGGAAAGTGAAGACCAATAcatgaaaggaaacaaacaaacaaacaaacaaacaacgccaaaacacaaacaaaaatgcCTGCAAACCAAGCAGCCAAAAGCaccacactgaaaaaaaaaaacaaaacaacccaaaaccaaacacccccaaaccctaAACAAATCCAGATCTGTTGCATGGGAAGGAAATTGCTTCTCAGTAAAGTGAATAGTTCCACTGTTCTCTTCACCACTCTGATCTCTGTGAACATAAAACATGTTCCCTCCTTAACTTGGGTAAGGAATATCCCAGAGATCAGAACAGTAGATTGGCTTTTACACAAACTATCATGAGGTTCAGATCTCTCTAAAAATAGTTGCCTGTCTTCCAGAGCAGCATAGGGTATGACTGACTCTAGTTTAGAGGATGCAAGTTTATTAAATTCTTTCCTAGCACACTTATTTTGCAAAAGTAATGCTGAATGACTACCCTA is from Anomalospiza imberbis isolate Cuckoo-Finch-1a 21T00152 chromosome 19, ASM3175350v1, whole genome shotgun sequence and encodes:
- the LOC137485070 gene encoding myosin-1B-like; this translates as MSSDAEMAIFGEAAPYLRKSEKERIEAQNKPFDAKTSVFVVHAKESYVKSTIQSRESGKVTVKTEGGETLTVKDDQIFSMNPPKYDKIEDMAMMTHLHEPAVLYNLKERYAAWMIYTYSGLFCVTVNPYKWLPVYNPEVVLAYRGKKRQEAPPHIFSISDNAYQFMLTDRENQSILITGESGAGKTVNTKRVIQYFATIAASGDKKKEEQTSGKMQGTLEDQIISANPLLEAFGNAKTVRNDNSSRFGKFIRIHFGATGKLASADIETYLLEKSRVTFQLKAERSYHIFYQIMSNKKPELIEMLLITTNPYDYLYVSQGEITVPSINDQEELMATDSAIDILGFTADEKTAIYKLTGAVMHYGNLKFKQKQREEQAEPDGTEVADKAAYLMGLNSADLLKALCYPRVKVGNEYVTKGQTVQQVYNSVGALAKAVFEKMFLWMVVRINQQLDTKQPRQYFIGVLDIAGFEIFDFNSLEQLCINFTNEKLQQFFNHHMFVLEQEEYKKEGIEWEFIDFGMDLAACIELIEKPMGIFSILEEECMFPKATDTSFKNKLYDQHLGKSNNFQKPKPGKGKAEAHFSLVHYAGTVDYNISGWLDKNKDPLNETVVGLYQKSSLKTLALLFASAGGEAEASGGGGGGKKGGKKKGSSFQTVSALFRENLNKLMTNLRSTHPHFVRCIIPNESKTPGAMEHELVLHQLRCNGVLEGIRICRKGFPSRILYADFKQRYKVLNASAIPEGQFIDSKKASEKLLGSIDVDHTQYKFGHTKVFFKAGLLGLLEEMRDEKLAQLITRTQARCRGFLMRVEYQRMVERRESIFCIQYNVRSFMNVKHWPWMKLFFKIKPLLKSAESEKEMANMKGEFEKTKEELAKSEAKRKELEEKMASLMQEKNDLQLQVQSEADALADAEERCDQLIKTKIQLEAKIKEVTERAEDEEEINAELTAKKRKLEDECSELKKDIDDLELTLAKVEKEKHATENKVKNLTEEMAALDETIAKLTKEKKALQEAHQQTLDDLQAEEDKVNTLTKAKTKLEQQVDDLEGSLEQEKKLRMDLERAKRKLEGDLKLAQDSIMDLENDKQQLDEKLKKKDFEISQIQSKTEDEQALGMQLQKKIKELQARIEELEEEIEAERTSRAKAEKHRADLSRELEEISERLEEAGGATAAQVEMNKKREAEFQKMRRDLEEATLQHEATAAALRKKHADSTAELGEQIDNLQRVKQKLEKEKSELKMEIDDLASNMESVSKAKANLEKMCRTLEDQLSEIKSKEEEHQRMINDLNAQRARLQTESGEYSRQVEEKDALVSQLSRGKQAFTQQIEELKRHLEEEIKAKNALAHALQSARHDCDLLREQYEEEQEAKGELQRALSKANGEVAQWRTKYETDAIQRTEELEEAKKKLAQRLQDAEEHVEAVNAKCASLEKTKQRLQNEVEDLMIDVERSNAACAALDKKQKNFDKILAEWKQKYEETQAELEASQKESRSLSTELFKMKNAYEESLDHLETMKRENKNLQQEISDLTEQIAEGGKAIHELEKVKKQVEQEKSELQASLEEAEASLEHEEGKILRLQLELNQVKSEIDRKIAEKDEEIDQMKRNHLRVVDSMQSTLDAEIRSRNEALRLKKKMEGDLNEMEIQLSHANRQAAEAQKNLRNTQAVLKDTQLHLDDAVRAQEDLKEQVAMVERRANLLQAEVEELRAALEQTERSRKVAEQELLDASERVQLLHSQNTSLINTKKKLETDIAQIQGEMEDTIQEARNAEEKAKKAITDAAMMAEELKKEQDTSAHLERMKKNLDQTVKDLQHRLEEAEQLALKGGKKQIQKLEARVRELEGEVDAEQKRSAEAVKGVRKYERRVKELTYQSEEDRKNVLRLQDLVDKLQMKVKSYKRQAEEAEELSNVNLSKFRKIQHELEEAEERADIAESQVNKLRAKSREIHKKIEEEE